In Gossypium raimondii isolate GPD5lz chromosome 12, ASM2569854v1, whole genome shotgun sequence, a single window of DNA contains:
- the LOC105763978 gene encoding protein LATE ELONGATED HYPOCOTYL isoform X1, with the protein MDTYSSGEELVTKTRKPYTITKQRERWTEEEHNRFLEALKLYGRAWQRIEEHIGTKTAVQIRSHAQKFFSKLEKEALAKGVPIGQALDIEIPPPRPKRKPNNPYPRKTGAATTIQDGAKDGKSETPISSSRCKQVLDLEKEPLPERPNGDEKSTNLKENQDESCSGVFTLLHEANCSSASSMNKNFIPASAALKSSCTFREFVPSPKEVVNHDKHVFYVTLELKEIYKAYILNVQQKIHDNGTSKASNLEYSCTSYDKPAQVQRKDDLDGALCADEMQAAQNYPRHVSVHVLDGSLRTCAQNPSLDMSFQDSVFHPMGDVHGPNLSANLAASAATEHQNNALRSTQQALPPFHTPFMHLRPNQQDYRSFLHVSSTFSSLIVSTLLQNPAAHAAASFAARFWPYANIESSGDSPACGLGGFPSRQINSAPSMAAIAAATVAAATAWWAAHGLFPVCAPLHTGFTCFPASTAAVPPMENGQPPAAKTEQKGKTDQALSLQVEQLDPENSEALQGQHSSSKSPTSSSSDCEERGDAKVNTGVKATDDEMAAEVIEPQDANKTKNKKQVDRSSCGSNTPSSSEVETDALEKHEKDKEDSKGADPNHPQVECSRRSSRSNSNLSDSWKEVSEEGRLAFQALFSREVLPQSFSPPHDGKSKGQQKENIGEDKQNPAEEDEEISTLDLNSKTLGSCSDHQVTVKNALSRDKNTTEEGLLTIGLGHSKLKAGRTGFKPYKRCSVEAKENRVMNTGSQGEEKGPKRVRLEGEAST; encoded by the exons ATGGACACATACTCTTCTGGGGAAGAACTCGTTACTAAG ACTAGGAAGCCTTATACTATTACCAAACAACGTGAAAGATGGACTGAGGAGGAGCATAATAGGTTCCTAGAGGCTTTGAAGCTCTATGGACGAGCTTGGCAACGCATTGAAG AACACATAGGAACAAAGACTGCTGTGCAGATCAGGAGTCATGCtcaaaaattcttttcaaag TTGGAGAAGGAGGCACTTGCTAAAGGTGTACCAATAGGTCAAGCTCTTGACATAGAGATTCCACCTCCGCGCCCTAAAAGAAAACCAAACAATCCTTATCCTCGAAAAACCGGTGCTGCTACCACAATTCAGGATGGAGCTAAGGATGGAAAATCTGAAACACCGATATCTTCTTCACGTTGCAAGCAAGTGTTGGACTTGGAGAAAGAACCACTTCCAGAG AGACCTAATGGAGATGAAAAGTCTACAAATCTGAAAGAAAATCAAGACGAGAGTTGCTCTGGGGTTTTTACCCTTCTCCACGAAGCAAATTGCTCCTCTGCTTCTTCCATGAATAAGAATTTTATACCAGCGTCAGCAGCACTCAAAAGCTCTTGCACATTTAGGGAGTTTGTACCTTCTCCAAAAGAGGTAGTAAATCATGACAAACATGTATTCTATGTCACTCTTGAActtaaagaaatttataaagCTTATATACTTAATGTCCAACAGAAAATTCATGATAATGGTACAAGTAAGGCCTCAAACCTGGAGTATTCTTGCACTTCATATGATAAACCAGCTCAAGTCCAGAGAAAAGATGATTTGGATGGTGCTTTATGTGCAGATGAAATGCAAGCCGCTCAAAATTATCCTCGACATGTTTCTGTGCATGTCCTAGATGGAAGCCTGAGAACATGTGCTCAAAATCCTTCCCTGGATATGTCATTTCAGGATTCTGTATTTCACCCTATGGGCGATGTTCATGGACCTAACCTGTCTGCAAATCTAGCTGCATCTGCAGCTACTGAACATCAGAATAATGCTCTGAGATCAACTCAGCAGGCACTGCCACCTTTTCACACTCCCTTTATGCATCTTCGCCCAAATCAACAGGACTATCGATCATTTCTACATGTCTCCTCCACTTTTTCCAGTCTCATTGTATCTACATTGTTACAGAATCCAGCTGCCCATGCTGCAGCAAGCTTTGCAGCAAGATTTTGGCCTTATGCGAATATTGAAAGCTCTGGCGATTCTCCTGCATGCGGCTTAGGAGGTTTCCCATCTAGACAAATCAACTCTGCTCCAAGTATGGCTGCAATTGCTGCTGCAACTGTAGCAGCTGCAACTGCATGGTGGGCCGCCCATGGACTGTTTCCTGTATGTGCTCCTCTGCATACAGGCTTTACCTGTTTTCCTGCATCCACTGCTGCAGTTCCACCAATGGAGAATGGTCAACCTCCAGCTGCCAAGACAGAACAAAAGGGTAAAACTGATCAAGCTCTATCTCTGCAGGTTGAGCAACTAGACCCCGAAAACTCTGAAGCTTTGCAAGGTCAGCATTCATCATCTAAATCACCTACTTCATCATCATCGGACTGTGAAGAGAGAGGAGATGCAAAAGTGAATACTGGAGTGAAAGCTACCGATGATGAGATGGCTGCTGAAGTAATTGAGCCTCAGGAtgcaaataaaacaaagaacaaaaaacaAGTTGACCGGTCCTCATGTGGCTCCAACACTCCTTCAAGCAGTGAGGTAGAGACAGATGCGttagaaaaacatgaaaaagacAAGGAAGATTCAAAAGGAGCTGACCCAAATCATCCACAAGTTGAATGTAGCCGTCGTAGTAGTAGAAGCAATAGCAACCTGAGTGATTCTTGGAAGGAGGTATCTGAAGAG GGGCGGCTAGCTTTTCAAGCCCTCTTCTCCCGAGAGGTACTCCCGCAAAGCTTTTCTCCTCCACATGATGGCAAGAGCAAGGGGCAGCAAAAGGAAAATATAGGTGAAGACAAGCAAAATCCAGctgaggaagatgaagaaataTCAACTTTAGATCTCAACAGCAAGACATTGGGTTCTTGTTCTGATCATCAAGTAACTGTGAAAAATGCATTATCAAGAGACAAGAACACTACAGAAGAGGGCCTGCTGACTATTGGATTAGGACATTCAAAACTAAAAGCTGGCCGAACTGGATTTAAACCTTACAAAAGGTGTTCTGTGGAAGCCAAAGAAAACAGAGTGATGAACACCGGCAGTCAAGGTGAAGAGAAAGGTCCCAAGAGGGTACGCTTGGAAGGGGAAGCTTCAACTTGA
- the LOC105763978 gene encoding protein LATE ELONGATED HYPOCOTYL isoform X2, translating into MDTYSSGEELVTKTRKPYTITKQRERWTEEEHNRFLEALKLYGRAWQRIEEHIGTKTAVQIRSHAQKFFSKLEKEALAKGVPIGQALDIEIPPPRPKRKPNNPYPRKTGAATTIQDGAKDGKSETPISSSRCKQVLDLEKEPLPERPNGDEKSTNLKENQDESCSGVFTLLHEANCSSASSMNKNFIPASAALKSSCTFREFVPSPKEKIHDNGTSKASNLEYSCTSYDKPAQVQRKDDLDGALCADEMQAAQNYPRHVSVHVLDGSLRTCAQNPSLDMSFQDSVFHPMGDVHGPNLSANLAASAATEHQNNALRSTQQALPPFHTPFMHLRPNQQDYRSFLHVSSTFSSLIVSTLLQNPAAHAAASFAARFWPYANIESSGDSPACGLGGFPSRQINSAPSMAAIAAATVAAATAWWAAHGLFPVCAPLHTGFTCFPASTAAVPPMENGQPPAAKTEQKGKTDQALSLQVEQLDPENSEALQGQHSSSKSPTSSSSDCEERGDAKVNTGVKATDDEMAAEVIEPQDANKTKNKKQVDRSSCGSNTPSSSEVETDALEKHEKDKEDSKGADPNHPQVECSRRSSRSNSNLSDSWKEVSEEGRLAFQALFSREVLPQSFSPPHDGKSKGQQKENIGEDKQNPAEEDEEISTLDLNSKTLGSCSDHQVTVKNALSRDKNTTEEGLLTIGLGHSKLKAGRTGFKPYKRCSVEAKENRVMNTGSQGEEKGPKRVRLEGEAST; encoded by the exons ATGGACACATACTCTTCTGGGGAAGAACTCGTTACTAAG ACTAGGAAGCCTTATACTATTACCAAACAACGTGAAAGATGGACTGAGGAGGAGCATAATAGGTTCCTAGAGGCTTTGAAGCTCTATGGACGAGCTTGGCAACGCATTGAAG AACACATAGGAACAAAGACTGCTGTGCAGATCAGGAGTCATGCtcaaaaattcttttcaaag TTGGAGAAGGAGGCACTTGCTAAAGGTGTACCAATAGGTCAAGCTCTTGACATAGAGATTCCACCTCCGCGCCCTAAAAGAAAACCAAACAATCCTTATCCTCGAAAAACCGGTGCTGCTACCACAATTCAGGATGGAGCTAAGGATGGAAAATCTGAAACACCGATATCTTCTTCACGTTGCAAGCAAGTGTTGGACTTGGAGAAAGAACCACTTCCAGAG AGACCTAATGGAGATGAAAAGTCTACAAATCTGAAAGAAAATCAAGACGAGAGTTGCTCTGGGGTTTTTACCCTTCTCCACGAAGCAAATTGCTCCTCTGCTTCTTCCATGAATAAGAATTTTATACCAGCGTCAGCAGCACTCAAAAGCTCTTGCACATTTAGGGAGTTTGTACCTTCTCCAAAAGAG AAAATTCATGATAATGGTACAAGTAAGGCCTCAAACCTGGAGTATTCTTGCACTTCATATGATAAACCAGCTCAAGTCCAGAGAAAAGATGATTTGGATGGTGCTTTATGTGCAGATGAAATGCAAGCCGCTCAAAATTATCCTCGACATGTTTCTGTGCATGTCCTAGATGGAAGCCTGAGAACATGTGCTCAAAATCCTTCCCTGGATATGTCATTTCAGGATTCTGTATTTCACCCTATGGGCGATGTTCATGGACCTAACCTGTCTGCAAATCTAGCTGCATCTGCAGCTACTGAACATCAGAATAATGCTCTGAGATCAACTCAGCAGGCACTGCCACCTTTTCACACTCCCTTTATGCATCTTCGCCCAAATCAACAGGACTATCGATCATTTCTACATGTCTCCTCCACTTTTTCCAGTCTCATTGTATCTACATTGTTACAGAATCCAGCTGCCCATGCTGCAGCAAGCTTTGCAGCAAGATTTTGGCCTTATGCGAATATTGAAAGCTCTGGCGATTCTCCTGCATGCGGCTTAGGAGGTTTCCCATCTAGACAAATCAACTCTGCTCCAAGTATGGCTGCAATTGCTGCTGCAACTGTAGCAGCTGCAACTGCATGGTGGGCCGCCCATGGACTGTTTCCTGTATGTGCTCCTCTGCATACAGGCTTTACCTGTTTTCCTGCATCCACTGCTGCAGTTCCACCAATGGAGAATGGTCAACCTCCAGCTGCCAAGACAGAACAAAAGGGTAAAACTGATCAAGCTCTATCTCTGCAGGTTGAGCAACTAGACCCCGAAAACTCTGAAGCTTTGCAAGGTCAGCATTCATCATCTAAATCACCTACTTCATCATCATCGGACTGTGAAGAGAGAGGAGATGCAAAAGTGAATACTGGAGTGAAAGCTACCGATGATGAGATGGCTGCTGAAGTAATTGAGCCTCAGGAtgcaaataaaacaaagaacaaaaaacaAGTTGACCGGTCCTCATGTGGCTCCAACACTCCTTCAAGCAGTGAGGTAGAGACAGATGCGttagaaaaacatgaaaaagacAAGGAAGATTCAAAAGGAGCTGACCCAAATCATCCACAAGTTGAATGTAGCCGTCGTAGTAGTAGAAGCAATAGCAACCTGAGTGATTCTTGGAAGGAGGTATCTGAAGAG GGGCGGCTAGCTTTTCAAGCCCTCTTCTCCCGAGAGGTACTCCCGCAAAGCTTTTCTCCTCCACATGATGGCAAGAGCAAGGGGCAGCAAAAGGAAAATATAGGTGAAGACAAGCAAAATCCAGctgaggaagatgaagaaataTCAACTTTAGATCTCAACAGCAAGACATTGGGTTCTTGTTCTGATCATCAAGTAACTGTGAAAAATGCATTATCAAGAGACAAGAACACTACAGAAGAGGGCCTGCTGACTATTGGATTAGGACATTCAAAACTAAAAGCTGGCCGAACTGGATTTAAACCTTACAAAAGGTGTTCTGTGGAAGCCAAAGAAAACAGAGTGATGAACACCGGCAGTCAAGGTGAAGAGAAAGGTCCCAAGAGGGTACGCTTGGAAGGGGAAGCTTCAACTTGA